From Candidatus Zixiibacteriota bacterium, one genomic window encodes:
- a CDS encoding DUF4386 domain-containing protein, with amino-acid sequence MTNIAPNESQHKAARIAGFTLIFAIAIVVISNYSVGFRFIVSDVAETARNMLAHETLFRFNIICNLIYLATLILMSTSLYVILKPVNKNFALTAALTRFVYASMWAIMAINTFGALRLLGDAGFLKVFETDQLQALSRLLLNNSWDAYYVGLPFWGLAATVCSYLLLKSKYIPKTLAIFGITSSAWCVFCAFAYLIFPGYGEIVHIGLFDVPLTIFELTLGFWLLIKGLKAQPNPVNQ; translated from the coding sequence TTGACAAACATCGCACCCAATGAGTCACAACACAAGGCCGCACGAATCGCTGGATTCACTTTAATATTCGCGATCGCAATTGTAGTTATTTCAAATTACAGCGTCGGCTTTCGGTTTATCGTTTCGGATGTTGCAGAAACTGCCCGGAACATGTTGGCACATGAAACATTGTTTCGTTTCAACATTATTTGTAATCTAATCTACCTTGCAACCCTGATCTTAATGTCAACATCGCTTTATGTGATACTCAAGCCGGTTAACAAGAATTTTGCTCTGACAGCAGCATTAACCAGGTTCGTATATGCTTCTATGTGGGCCATTATGGCTATCAATACATTTGGTGCGTTGCGCCTTCTGGGTGATGCCGGTTTCCTGAAAGTCTTTGAGACAGATCAATTACAAGCCCTATCGAGGTTACTTCTTAACAATAGTTGGGACGCATACTATGTTGGCCTGCCGTTCTGGGGATTAGCTGCTACGGTTTGCAGCTACCTATTGCTCAAATCAAAGTATATACCAAAGACATTAGCTATTTTTGGCATCACATCATCGGCATGGTGTGTGTTCTGTGCTTTTGCTTACCTCATTTTCCCTGGCTATGGAGAGATAGTTCACATAGGTTTGTTCGATGTGCCTTTAACTATTTTCGAACTAACATTAGGTTTTTGGCTTCTGATTAAGGGATTAAAAGCTCAGCCAAATCCGGTAAATCAATAG